Proteins co-encoded in one Gadus morhua chromosome 6, gadMor3.0, whole genome shotgun sequence genomic window:
- the anxa1a gene encoding annexin A1a yields MSFITAFLQQSVYLGLPDDSTLKNEGTVTAALNFSPDGDAGVLEKAIKTKGVDENTIIDVLVKRSNEQRQKIKEAYQRSSGKPLETALKSALKGELEEVVLALLKTPAQYDAHLIKQSMKGLGTDEDTLIEVMASRTNREMEAIKVAYMEANKKELEADIKSDTSGDFRNALLTLCKAGRTEGVNDELADSDARALYAAGEQRKGTDASVFIDILTSRSGAHLRKVFDRYSKYSKVDVSKAIDMEMKGDIESCLTAVVKCAGSRPAFFAERLNLAMKGKGTRTKILTRIMVSRSEIDMKRIKDAYRKDYGKTLYQEILDDTKGDYEKILLALCGSEN; encoded by the exons atgtCTTTCATCACTGCTTTCCTGCAGCAGTCTGTTTATCTGGGCCTGCCCGATGACTCA ACTCTTAAGAACGAGGGGACAGTTACCGCAGCGCTCAATTTCAGCCCCGATGGAGACGCCGGAGTCTTGGAAAAGGCCATCAAGACAAAGG gtGTGGATGAGAACACCATCATCGATGTCCTGGTTAAGAGGAGCAACGAGCAGAGGCAGAAGATCAAGGAAGCCTACCAGCGCTCCAGCGGCAAG CCCCTGGAGACTGCGCTGAAGTCTGCGTTGAagggggagctggaggaagTGGTGCTGGCTCTGCTGAAGACACCAGCACAGTATGACGCCCATCTGATCAAACAATCcatgaag GGTCTGGGCACCGACGAGGACACTCTGATCGAGGTCATGGCCTCAAGAACCAACCGCGAGATGGAGGCCATCAAAGTAGCATACATGGAAG CAAACAAGAAGGAACTGGAAGCTGACATCAAGTCGGACACGAGCGGAGACTTCCGGAATGCCCTCCTCACACTGTGCAAA GCCGGGAGGACTGAGGGAGTGAATGACGAGCTGGCCGACAGCGACGCCAGAGCTCTGTACGCTGCGGGCGAGCAGAGGAAGGGCACGGACGCCTCGGTCTTCATCGACATCCTGACCTCCAGGAGCGGCGCTCATCTCCGCAAAG TGTTTGACAGATACTCCAAGTACAGCAAGGTGGACGTGTCCAAAGCTATTGATATGGAGATGAAGGGAGATATTGAGAGTTGTCTTACAGCAGTAG TCAAATGTGCTGGGAGCAGGCCCGCATTCTTTGCTGAAAGGCTCAACCTGGCCATGAAG GGTAAGGGAACCCGGACCAAAATCCTGACCCGCATCATGGTGAGCCGCTCTGAGATTGACATGAAACGGATAAAAGACGCCTACAGGAAAGACTACGGAAAAACCCTCTATCAGGAGATTCTG GATGACACAAAGGGAGACTATGAGAAGATCCTGCTGGCTCTGTGTGGCAGTGAGAATTAA
- the kifl gene encoding putative LOC110439812 homolog, protein MYAVLSLVAAQHKASWMQRWTSFRSWISAGHRKQEDDQGVEEEDSEDVRIYIPYESAELCITQIAEDMEAMKNRHFEMVKELEVNFQIAARETQEREVLKVRAHYQNKMNALKTMLALYQGKVEQKDKEWHQKVQALTALREQLLEEQGVERRRCKEEAQQWHREKSKMLELFSSRLDLLNSHQASTLQELQMARQEVGKVQEMLIAAQEQRQEAAEEGDSPENNEESGNPAACSEQELPLEGANARLEELKESLYQREREITELLGEEGSPILPPPCATLLPVLIQKAHAICLTVPEARTHLQQMIEENQASLLQARDKLEQFKKTREDQIPTEEETANPTELSALEEAVVEGEVIQMALNYIRTGGIPVKRECDAVEAEAEGVKTVGQQLLGLQDQLKQVKEENKKVIENYTTERTLRKKFYNMVEDMKGKIRVFCRIRPVNRAEAAQGGVVVVEKLDDYSVAVETPRGLREFQFDRVFSTESSQEELFQDTHRMIQSAIDGFNVCIFAYGQTGSGKTFTMVGDKEYRSPGIMPRAFTAMFDIIKDNSTRFDCKVSAYMLELYNDQLQDLLVGQAGEGPATQAPPHAPPRRVEIKRNRKGVVFAQGAETKQATSAPELLALFQQACANRHISSTKMNSESSRSHLIMGIMVESRNLTNGSVSCGKLSLVDLAGSERAAKTGAKDHQLKEANSINKSLSALGDVISALSSELPHVPYRNSKLTQVMQDSLGGNAKTLMIVNISPSQYNMDETLTSLIYATRVKAITNHAQRNLESKEIAALKEVILKLKSGQTVEEEEV, encoded by the exons ATGTATGCTGTATTGTCTCTAGTCGCTGCTCAGCACAAGGCCTCCTGGATGCAGAGGTGGACCTCGTTCCGCAGTTGGATCTCAGCCGgtcacaggaaacaggaagacGATCAAG GCGTTGAGGAAGAGGACTCAGAGGACGTGAGGATCTACATCCCTTATGAGTCTGCTGAGCTGTGCATCACTCAG ATAGCCGAAGACATGGAGGCCATGAAGAACAGACACTTTGAAATGGTCAAAGAGCTGGAGGTGAACTTTCAGATTGCGGCTCGAGAAACCCAG GAACGCGAGGTGTTGAAGGTCCGGGCCCACTACCAGAACAAGATGAACGCCCTGAAGACGATGCTTGCTCTCTATCAGGGGAAGGTGGAGCAGAAGGACAAAGAGTGGCACCAGAAAGTCCAG GCCCTGACAGCCCTGAGGGAGCAACTGCTCGAGGAGCAGGGAGTAGAGAGAAGGAGGTGCAAGGAGGAGGCGCAGCAATGGCACAGGGAGAAG agCAAAATGCTTGAGCTGTTCTCCAGCCGCCTGGACCTCCTCAACAGTCACCAGGCCTCTA CCCTCCAGGAGCTACAGATGGCCAGACAGGAGGTCGGGAAAGTCCAAGAGATGTTGATCGCCGCACAGGAGCAACGACAGGAAGCCGCCGAGGAAGGTGACTCCCCCGAGAACAATGAGGAGTCTGGAAACCCTGCG GCCTGCAGTGAGCAAGAGCTGCCACTAGAGGGGGCAAACGCCCGCCTGGAAGAGCTGAAGGAGAGCCTGTACCAGAGAGAGCGTGAAATCACGGAGCTCCTGGGGGAAGAGGGGAGCCCCATCCTTCCGCCACCCTGCGCTACTCTTCTCCCCGTTCTCATCCAGAAG GCCCATGCGATCTGTCTAACCGTCCCTGAGGCCAGAACCCATCTACAGCAGATGATTGAGGAGAATCAGGCTTCTTTGCTTCAAGCCAGAGACAAACTGGAGCAATTCAAGAAGACCAGAGAGGACCAAATACCCACCGAAGAAGAGACCGCCAACCCAACTGA GCTGTCTGCGTTGGAGGAGGCAGTGGTCGAGGGGGAGGTCATTCAGATGGCTCTCAACTACATTAGAACTGGAGGCATCCCTGTTAAGCGGG AATGCGATGCagtggaggcggaggcggagggagtGAAGACTGTTGGCCAGCAGCTCCTGGGTCTACAGGACCAG TtgaagcaggtgaaagaggagAACAAGAAGGTGATAGAGAACTACACAACTGAGAGAACCCTCCGGAAGAAGTTCTACAACATGGTGGAGGACATGAAAg GTAAGATCCGGGTGTTCTGTCGGATCCGGCCCGTGAACCGGGCCGAGGCGGCTCAGGGGGGGGTCGTCGTGGTGGAGAAGCTGGACGATTACTCGGTTGCCGTGGAGACCCCCCGTGGACTGAGGGAGTTCCAGTTCGACCGGGTGTTCAGCACTGAAAGCTCCCAGGAGGAGCTGTTCCAGGACACCCACAG AATGATCCAGTCGGCCATCGATGGCTTCAACGTGTGCATCTTTGCGTACGGCCAGACGGGCTCAGGCAAGACCTTCACCATGGTCGGAGACAAGGAGTACCGGAGCCCGGGCATCATGCCCCGCGCCTTCACCGCCATGTTCGACatcatcaaggacaacagcaccCGGTTCGACTGCAAG GTCTCAGCCTACATGCTGGAGCTGTACAACGACCAGCTCCAGGACCTGCTGGTGGGCcaggcgggggaggggccggccACGCAGGCCCCGCCCCACGCCCCGCCCCGCAGGGTGGAGATCAAAAGGAACAGGAAGGGCGTGGTGTTCGCCCAGGGAGCGGAGACCAAGCAGGCCACCAGCGCCCCGGAGCTCCTCGCTCTGTTCCAGCAGGCCTGCGCCAACCGGCACATCTCCTCCACCA AGATGAACTCAGAGAGCTCCCGCTCCCACCTCATCATGGGCATCATGGTGGAGAGTAGGAATCTGACCAACGGCAGCGTGAGCTGTGGGAAGTTGAGTCTGGTCGACTTGGCAGGCAGTGAGAGAGCGGCAAAGACCGGCGCCAAAGACCACCAGCTCAAG GAAGCTAACTCCATCAACAAGTCGCTGAGTGCCCTGGGTGATGTGATATCAGCCCTGTCCTCTGAACTGCCTCATGTTCCCTACAGGAACAGCAAACTCACTCAG GTGATGCAGGATTCCTTGGGTGGCAACGCCAAAACCCTGATGATCGTCAACATCTCTCCCTCGCAGTATAACATGGACGAGACCCTCACCTCCCTAAT CTATGCCACGCGAGTCAAGGCGATCACCAACCACGCTCAGAGAAACCTGGAAAGCAAGGAAATCGCAGCTCTCAAAGAG GTGATCTTGAAGCTGAAATCTGGACAGACggtcgaggaagaggaagtctGA